A single genomic interval of Agarivorans aestuarii harbors:
- a CDS encoding family 16 glycosylhydrolase, with product MKKLALLVLLASSVSYSAFAEQPNQDTLAQTGALNSSKTPLFGAEVYSNDKVLYGKFVVRMKLVSEPGVVSSFFTYDNESWQGNGIPWSEIDFEAIGKTPHQLQTNLITGQANKRKHSEKKHQVPQLEEFVEYAITWTPNEITWEVDGETIRHDTAENSKQVIAMRDIPQSYRMNIWISEAIGWVGRFKASSLPLHQVVDWIEYHEYQDNGEFALTWRDDFDNFDQKRWGKGDWGFESNLVTFSPNNANIVDGKLVLSLSEEGMKLNYSK from the coding sequence ATGAAAAAACTCGCCCTATTAGTTTTACTTGCTAGTTCAGTCTCTTACTCCGCCTTTGCAGAGCAACCAAACCAAGATACCTTGGCCCAAACCGGTGCGCTAAACAGCAGTAAAACGCCGCTATTTGGCGCCGAAGTTTACAGCAACGACAAAGTGCTATACGGCAAATTTGTGGTACGCATGAAGTTAGTATCCGAGCCCGGAGTAGTTTCGTCGTTTTTCACTTACGACAACGAATCTTGGCAAGGCAATGGCATTCCGTGGAGCGAAATAGACTTCGAAGCCATTGGTAAAACGCCTCATCAGCTGCAAACCAACCTCATCACTGGCCAAGCCAATAAACGCAAACACAGCGAAAAGAAACACCAAGTTCCACAGCTAGAAGAGTTTGTTGAATACGCCATAACCTGGACACCAAACGAGATTACTTGGGAGGTAGATGGCGAAACAATCCGCCACGACACCGCTGAAAATTCAAAGCAAGTTATCGCTATGCGCGACATTCCACAAAGTTATCGCATGAACATTTGGATTTCGGAAGCCATTGGCTGGGTAGGTCGCTTTAAAGCCAGTAGCCTGCCACTTCACCAAGTTGTAGATTGGATTGAGTATCACGAATACCAAGATAACGGAGAGTTTGCCTTAACTTGGCGTGACGATTTTGACAACTTTGACCAAAAGCGCTGGGGCAAAGGCGATTGGGGCTTTGAATCTAACTTGGTTACCTTCTCACCCAACAACGCCAATATTGTTGATGGCAAGTTAGTGCTAAGCCTTAGCGAAGAAGGCATGAAACTTAACTACAGCAAATAG
- a CDS encoding efflux RND transporter permease subunit: protein MFSQFFIKRPIFAAVISLLMFIGGAIAVWQLPITEYPEVVPPTVVVTANYPGANPKVIAETVASPLEQEINGVEDMLYMSSQATSDGRMTLTVTFAIGTDIDQAQTQVQSRVDRATPRLPLEVQRLGIVTEKSSPDLTMVVHLSSPEDRYDLLYLSNYAALNVKDELARIEGVGAVRLFGAGDYSLRIWLDPNKVAALGLNPNQIIASIREQNQQAAAGSLGAQPSGESDFQILINVKGRLSTTEEFENIIIKVGEQGEVSRLRDVARVELGASSYALRSLLDNKDAIAIGVFQASGSNAIQISEDVRARMAELAQNFPEGLNYDTVYDPTVFVRGSIEAVVKTLFEAVLLVVLVVVLFLQTWRASIIPLVAVPVSLVGTFAFMHLMGFSLNALSLFGLVLAIGIVVDDAIVVVENVERNIAEGLNPVAATQRAMKEVTGPIVATTLVLAAVFIPTAFMSGLTGQFYKQFALTITISTFISAINSLTLSPALSALLLKGHDEPKDRLTRIMDSLFGRFIFAPFNRLFNKGANVYGGIIKKTIRLSALVGIIYVGLLGLTAYQFDTTPTGYVPGQDKQYLVAFAQLPDAASLERTEAVVKKMSEIALAQPGVEHAVAFPGLSINGFTNSPNSAILFTPLADFDQRQDPSLSANAIAGALNQQFAGIQEAFIAIFPPPPVQGLGTIGGFRLQIQDRANLGYEELANVTMQVMQKAWATPALTGIFSSYQVNVPQLDLDLDRTKAMQQGVAIDEVFSTLQAYMGSTYVNDFNKFGRTYQVNIQADESFRQSPEQISQLKVRNADGAMIPLGSFVDVSYVAGPDRVMHYNGYTTAEINGGPAPGYSSGEAQAAIEQILAETLPIGMSFEWTELTYQQKLSGNTAMLIYPLVIILVFMVLAAQYESLRLPMAIILIIPMTLLSAISGVLLWGGDNNIFTQIGLIVLVGLATKNAILIVEFAKELQDQGRTVMEAVLEASRLRLRPILMTSIAFIMGVVPMVFSTGEGAEMRQAMGVAVFSGMIGVTIFGLLLTPLFYYLLAKRNPKTSEQAEPLALDADILAAK, encoded by the coding sequence ATGTTTTCTCAGTTTTTTATTAAACGGCCGATTTTTGCGGCCGTTATATCGCTGCTGATGTTTATTGGCGGTGCCATTGCCGTATGGCAATTACCCATTACCGAATACCCAGAAGTGGTGCCACCAACAGTAGTGGTCACAGCTAACTACCCTGGGGCAAATCCTAAAGTGATTGCCGAAACCGTGGCTTCACCGCTTGAGCAAGAAATTAACGGTGTTGAAGACATGTTGTATATGTCTTCTCAGGCCACCTCTGATGGCCGCATGACGCTTACCGTTACTTTTGCCATTGGCACCGATATCGACCAAGCTCAAACGCAGGTACAGAGTCGAGTTGATCGCGCCACACCGCGTTTGCCCTTAGAAGTGCAGCGCTTAGGTATTGTGACCGAAAAGTCATCACCGGATCTTACTATGGTGGTTCACCTTAGTTCACCAGAAGATCGCTACGACTTATTGTACCTGTCCAACTATGCGGCACTTAATGTTAAAGACGAGCTAGCCCGAATTGAAGGTGTGGGTGCTGTGCGTTTGTTTGGTGCGGGTGATTACAGCTTAAGAATTTGGCTAGACCCTAATAAAGTAGCTGCTCTAGGTTTAAATCCAAACCAAATTATCGCGTCGATTAGAGAGCAAAACCAGCAAGCCGCTGCCGGTAGTTTGGGCGCACAGCCTAGCGGTGAGTCTGATTTTCAGATTTTGATCAACGTGAAGGGGCGTTTAAGTACCACCGAAGAGTTTGAGAACATCATCATTAAAGTGGGCGAGCAAGGCGAAGTTAGCCGCTTGCGAGATGTTGCTCGGGTTGAGTTGGGTGCTAGCAGCTATGCCTTGCGCTCGTTACTCGACAACAAGGATGCAATTGCCATTGGTGTGTTTCAAGCATCTGGCTCGAACGCTATCCAGATCTCTGAAGATGTACGGGCGCGTATGGCCGAATTAGCGCAAAACTTTCCTGAAGGCCTAAACTACGACACGGTTTACGATCCAACGGTATTTGTTCGTGGCTCGATTGAGGCAGTAGTTAAAACTCTGTTTGAAGCGGTGCTATTAGTGGTATTGGTAGTGGTGCTGTTTTTACAAACTTGGCGCGCTTCGATTATTCCTTTAGTTGCGGTGCCGGTATCATTGGTGGGTACCTTTGCCTTTATGCATCTAATGGGCTTTTCGCTTAATGCCTTGTCTTTATTTGGTTTGGTATTGGCCATTGGTATCGTGGTGGACGACGCTATTGTGGTGGTGGAAAATGTTGAGCGAAATATTGCCGAGGGTTTAAACCCAGTAGCCGCGACGCAGCGCGCCATGAAAGAGGTAACCGGGCCAATTGTGGCAACCACCTTGGTATTGGCGGCGGTGTTTATTCCTACTGCCTTTATGTCTGGCTTAACCGGACAGTTTTACAAGCAGTTTGCTTTAACCATTACTATCTCGACCTTTATTTCGGCAATTAACTCGCTCACCTTGAGCCCTGCTTTGTCGGCCTTGCTGCTAAAAGGTCACGACGAACCGAAAGACCGTTTAACTCGCATTATGGACAGCTTGTTTGGCAGGTTTATATTTGCGCCGTTTAATCGCTTATTTAATAAAGGTGCCAATGTATATGGCGGCATCATCAAAAAGACTATTCGCTTGTCGGCTTTGGTTGGCATTATTTATGTGGGTTTATTAGGGCTTACAGCTTATCAATTTGACACCACTCCTACTGGTTATGTGCCAGGGCAAGACAAACAATACTTAGTGGCGTTTGCTCAGTTGCCCGATGCTGCCTCTTTAGAGCGCACCGAAGCGGTAGTGAAAAAGATGTCTGAGATTGCGCTGGCACAACCTGGGGTTGAACATGCTGTGGCGTTTCCTGGCTTAAGCATTAACGGCTTTACCAACAGCCCAAACAGCGCGATTTTGTTTACACCTTTGGCCGATTTTGACCAACGCCAAGATCCAAGTCTTTCGGCCAATGCCATCGCTGGGGCGCTTAACCAACAGTTTGCCGGTATTCAAGAAGCCTTTATTGCGATTTTCCCGCCACCACCGGTGCAGGGTTTAGGCACTATTGGAGGTTTTAGATTGCAGATCCAAGACCGCGCAAACCTTGGTTATGAAGAGTTGGCCAATGTCACCATGCAAGTGATGCAAAAAGCTTGGGCAACACCGGCACTTACAGGCATTTTCTCTAGTTACCAAGTAAATGTGCCGCAGCTTGATTTGGATTTGGATAGAACCAAAGCCATGCAACAAGGGGTGGCCATAGATGAAGTCTTTTCTACCTTGCAAGCTTACATGGGTTCAACCTATGTAAATGACTTTAATAAGTTTGGCAGAACTTATCAGGTGAACATTCAAGCCGATGAGTCCTTTAGGCAATCGCCAGAACAAATTAGCCAGCTTAAGGTGAGAAATGCCGATGGTGCGATGATCCCGCTAGGCTCCTTTGTTGATGTCTCTTATGTGGCGGGCCCAGACCGAGTGATGCACTACAACGGTTATACCACGGCAGAAATCAATGGTGGTCCAGCACCGGGTTATAGCTCCGGTGAAGCGCAGGCAGCCATCGAGCAAATTTTGGCGGAAACTTTGCCCATCGGCATGAGCTTTGAGTGGACCGAGCTTACCTATCAACAAAAGCTGTCGGGTAATACTGCGATGCTGATTTATCCCTTGGTGATTATTTTGGTATTCATGGTGTTAGCTGCTCAGTACGAGAGCTTGCGTTTGCCAATGGCGATTATTTTAATCATTCCTATGACCTTGTTATCGGCCATTAGTGGTGTATTGCTATGGGGTGGCGATAACAACATCTTCACCCAAATTGGTTTGATTGTGCTGGTAGGCTTGGCCACCAAGAACGCTATTTTAATTGTAGAGTTTGCTAAGGAATTGCAAGACCAAGGTCGCACGGTGATGGAGGCGGTATTAGAAGCGTCCCGGCTACGTTTGCGGCCAATCTTGATGACCTCAATCGCCTTTATTATGGGGGTTGTGCCAATGGTGTTTTCTACTGGTGAAGGGGCAGAGATGCGTCAAGCTATGGGCGTGGCGGTGTTCTCTGGCATGATTGGGGTTACCATTTTTGGTTTGCTACTTACCCCACTATTTTACTATTTGCTGGCAAAACGTAATCCTAAGACCAGTGAGCAAGCCGAGCCGCTGGCGCTAGACGCTGATATATTGGCTGCTAAGTAA
- a CDS encoding DUF294 nucleotidyltransferase-like domain-containing protein yields the protein MSTDFNFQHPPFDQLEPKQRELVSSNLDIHYFQSQQKIVTAGAQASSLFIIIKGQVEERADNNDEVFAHYTLEDWFDVRSQFGGYAKHDYIALEETLCYALPSQIFRRLVSENSDFGDYFQRDLATRHQLVESREGNKNLAEFILTTIDERNVQPAVVIEGETSLQQATLIMREQKLESLLVNHDGCFGMLTGTDLLHAAVLVQQSLDTPVCQLANFNLISVNKGDFLFNAMLLMTRNSIERVVVKDQQKIIGILEMAHLLSLFSTHSHVLALRIARASSIEELSEAAHTLNKLVENLCNNGIRTLFIMKLLATMNEQIISRVFELSIPHQHHNHICLMVMGSEGRGEQIVKTDQDNGLVIEDGYDWPERQQQLNQFSEYLLELGYPPCPGNIMVNNPEWVQQQSQWSKTIANWIETGHGDAMMNLAIVLDAHAIAGNKSLLRRLRKDLMAQMANRSVTLAFFAQPALKFHTPLTMFGNIKSKQAGLDIKKGGIFPIVHGVRALALEHAISATNTLERIEQLASLKVIDEDSAANLKEALLLFFKLRIQQLFPAEEGQDYHVLKLDKLNHSQRDLLRHGLHVVKKFKQLLALHFNIRDY from the coding sequence ATGAGCACAGACTTTAATTTTCAACACCCGCCCTTTGATCAGCTTGAGCCCAAGCAGCGTGAACTGGTGTCTAGCAACCTCGACATTCACTATTTTCAAAGCCAGCAAAAAATTGTTACAGCGGGCGCACAGGCCTCTAGCTTGTTCATCATTATTAAAGGCCAAGTTGAAGAACGAGCCGACAACAATGATGAAGTTTTTGCTCACTATACTCTGGAAGATTGGTTTGATGTGCGTTCGCAATTTGGCGGCTATGCCAAGCATGACTACATCGCCTTAGAAGAAACCTTATGTTATGCCCTTCCTAGTCAGATATTTCGTCGTTTAGTGAGTGAAAACAGCGATTTTGGCGACTATTTTCAGCGCGACCTAGCCACCCGTCACCAACTGGTAGAGTCTCGCGAAGGTAATAAAAATTTAGCCGAGTTTATCCTCACCACCATTGATGAACGCAACGTACAACCCGCAGTGGTCATTGAAGGAGAGACCTCGCTGCAGCAAGCCACCCTAATTATGCGCGAGCAAAAGCTGGAGTCATTACTGGTCAATCACGATGGCTGCTTTGGCATGCTAACAGGTACCGATTTACTCCATGCTGCGGTACTGGTTCAGCAATCCCTCGATACTCCGGTTTGCCAGCTAGCCAACTTCAACTTAATCAGTGTGAATAAAGGCGACTTTTTGTTTAACGCCATGCTGTTAATGACGCGCAACAGCATCGAGCGGGTGGTGGTAAAAGACCAGCAAAAGATCATTGGCATACTGGAGATGGCGCATCTGCTTAGCTTGTTCTCGACCCACTCCCATGTATTGGCTTTACGCATTGCTCGCGCCTCAAGTATTGAAGAACTCAGCGAAGCGGCACACACCCTCAATAAACTGGTAGAAAACCTCTGCAATAACGGCATTCGCACCTTATTTATTATGAAGTTGCTAGCCACCATGAATGAGCAAATTATTAGCCGAGTGTTTGAACTGAGCATTCCTCACCAACATCACAACCACATATGTTTAATGGTGATGGGCAGTGAAGGTCGCGGCGAGCAAATCGTTAAAACCGACCAAGATAACGGCTTAGTCATCGAAGATGGATACGATTGGCCAGAGCGACAACAGCAGCTAAATCAGTTTAGCGAATACCTGCTCGAGTTAGGTTATCCGCCTTGCCCCGGCAACATTATGGTTAACAACCCAGAATGGGTGCAGCAACAAAGCCAATGGAGTAAAACCATTGCCAATTGGATAGAAACCGGCCACGGCGATGCCATGATGAACCTCGCCATAGTATTAGATGCCCACGCCATTGCGGGTAATAAAAGCCTATTGCGCAGATTACGCAAAGATCTAATGGCACAAATGGCCAATCGCAGCGTTACCTTGGCGTTTTTTGCCCAGCCAGCCTTAAAGTTTCATACCCCACTCACCATGTTTGGCAATATTAAATCCAAACAAGCAGGCTTAGATATTAAGAAAGGCGGGATTTTTCCTATTGTGCATGGGGTACGCGCCCTAGCCTTAGAACATGCAATTAGCGCGACCAATACCCTAGAGCGCATAGAACAACTCGCCTCATTAAAAGTGATAGACGAGGACAGTGCAGCTAACCTTAAAGAAGCACTATTGCTGTTTTTTAAACTGCGTATTCAACAGCTATTCCCAGCTGAAGAGGGCCAAGACTATCACGTGCTTAAGCTAGACAAGCTCAATCACAGTCAGCGAGATTTATTACGCCATGGCTTACACGTAGTGAAAAAGTTTAAGCAGCTATTAGCGCTACACTTTAATATTCGCGATTACTAG
- a CDS encoding 3'-5' exonuclease → MLQRLLYQRKYKDSEFATLFAPYRGKEYVALDLETTSLDTKLADIVSMGAVIISENRILASQCFDIKIRATDKLGGDSIKVHRLRHSDLAQACSIEEALPKLLQFIGARPIVGYNIGYDQRILNRHCKERYGFKLVNPLVDVGRMFADKVHVDHVGISPNQDLVHICQSLGIPLSGRHQAIDDAITAAMIYLRLQFGPRPTNAIPQAISA, encoded by the coding sequence ATGTTGCAGCGTTTGCTTTACCAACGAAAATATAAAGACAGCGAATTCGCCACGTTGTTTGCCCCTTATCGCGGTAAAGAATACGTAGCATTAGATCTAGAAACCACCAGCTTAGACACCAAACTGGCCGACATCGTTTCTATGGGTGCGGTCATCATCAGTGAAAATCGTATTTTGGCCAGCCAGTGTTTTGATATAAAAATTCGCGCTACCGATAAACTTGGTGGCGACTCAATTAAAGTACATCGCCTTCGCCACAGTGATTTAGCCCAAGCCTGCAGCATTGAAGAGGCTTTGCCGAAACTGCTGCAGTTTATTGGCGCTCGGCCAATCGTGGGTTACAACATTGGCTACGACCAACGAATTTTAAATCGGCACTGCAAAGAGCGTTATGGCTTTAAGCTGGTAAACCCGCTAGTTGATGTAGGCCGTATGTTTGCTGACAAAGTTCATGTAGACCACGTAGGCATTAGTCCCAATCAAGATCTTGTGCATATTTGCCAAAGCTTAGGCATTCCCCTATCGGGCCGTCACCAAGCCATTGATGATGCCATCACCGCCGCCATGATTTACCTGCGTTTACAATTTGGACCAAGGCCAACCAACGCAATTCCTCAAGCTATAAGTGCTTAA
- a CDS encoding rhodanese-like domain-containing protein, producing MINVFKSLVLCSFIGLLSQAHASERSDLAWQSLEQQHAILIDVRSEGEFDQGHLNNAHNIPHTVIAQQITAITKDKSQPIVVYCRSGNRSGYALQVLQAMGYQQVVNGGGLKEMLASKSH from the coding sequence ATGATTAATGTATTTAAAAGCCTAGTGCTTTGCAGTTTTATAGGTCTATTGTCACAAGCCCACGCTTCAGAGCGCTCCGACCTTGCTTGGCAAAGTTTAGAGCAGCAACACGCAATACTCATTGATGTTCGCAGCGAAGGAGAGTTTGACCAAGGGCACTTGAATAACGCACATAACATTCCGCACACCGTGATTGCCCAGCAGATCACCGCCATCACCAAAGATAAAAGCCAGCCTATCGTGGTTTATTGTCGTTCGGGTAATCGTTCTGGTTACGCCTTACAAGTATTACAAGCTATGGGTTACCAGCAGGTGGTAAACGGTGGCGGCTTAAAAGAAATGCTCGCCTCAAAGAGTCATTGA
- the acs gene encoding acetate--CoA ligase, whose translation MSEQKLYPVKANIADNCLLNDQQYLDMYQESITQPDQFWGKHGSELLDWIQPFTKVKNTSYDPGHVSIKWFEDGLLNVSANCIDRHLKDRGDEVAIIWEGDSPDEDSKLTFNELYAKVCKFSNALKEQGVKKGEVVCLYMPMVPEAAVAMLACTRIGAVHSIVFGGFSPEALAGRIIDSNSKYVITADEGVRGGRGVPLKANVDQALENPDCEFVKSVVVLKRTGGEVNWNENRDVWWHEISEQQAAECPPEPMNAEDPLFILYTSGSTGKPKGVLHTTGGYLLYATMTFKYVFDYHPGDIYWCTADVGWITGHSYLVYGPLANGATTILFEGVPNYPTSARMSEVCDKHQVTILYTAPTAIRALMAQGDAAVQGTSRSSLRIMGSVGEPINPEAWEWYYRTIGDERCPIVDTWWQTETGGILITPLPGATALKPGSATRPFFGVQPALVDNEGNELEGAAEGNLIIKDSWPGQMRTVYGDHERFEQTYFSTFPGTYTTGDGARRDEDGYFWITGRVDDVLNVSGHRMGTAEIESALVAHPKISEAAVVGVPHEIKGQGIYAYITLMAGEEASAELHKEVKAWVRKEIGPIATPDILHWAEALPKTRSGKIMRRILRKIATNETDSLGDTSTLADPSVVDKLIEEKSNAA comes from the coding sequence ATGAGTGAACAAAAGCTGTACCCCGTTAAAGCAAACATTGCAGACAACTGCTTGTTAAACGATCAGCAATATCTAGATATGTATCAAGAATCTATCACCCAGCCTGATCAGTTTTGGGGGAAGCACGGTAGCGAGTTACTCGATTGGATCCAGCCTTTTACAAAAGTAAAAAACACCTCATACGACCCTGGTCATGTAAGCATTAAGTGGTTTGAGGATGGCCTGCTTAACGTAAGTGCCAATTGTATAGACCGCCACCTTAAAGATCGTGGCGATGAAGTGGCGATTATTTGGGAAGGCGACAGCCCAGACGAAGACAGCAAGCTCACCTTTAATGAGCTCTACGCAAAAGTGTGTAAGTTTTCTAACGCCTTAAAAGAGCAAGGTGTTAAAAAAGGTGAAGTGGTGTGTTTATACATGCCGATGGTGCCAGAAGCCGCAGTAGCCATGTTAGCTTGTACCCGTATTGGCGCGGTTCACTCGATTGTATTTGGCGGCTTCTCTCCAGAAGCACTAGCCGGTCGCATTATTGATTCAAATTCTAAATACGTGATTACTGCCGATGAAGGTGTTCGCGGCGGACGTGGCGTACCACTTAAAGCCAACGTAGACCAAGCCTTAGAAAATCCAGACTGTGAATTTGTTAAAAGTGTTGTGGTATTAAAACGCACTGGCGGCGAAGTTAATTGGAACGAAAACCGCGATGTATGGTGGCATGAAATAAGCGAGCAACAAGCTGCCGAATGCCCACCAGAGCCAATGAATGCCGAAGACCCGCTGTTCATCCTTTATACCTCTGGCTCTACCGGCAAACCTAAAGGCGTATTACATACCACGGGTGGTTACTTGCTTTACGCCACCATGACCTTTAAATATGTATTCGATTATCACCCAGGTGACATATACTGGTGTACCGCTGATGTAGGTTGGATTACCGGCCACAGTTACTTGGTATACGGGCCATTAGCCAACGGTGCGACCACCATCTTGTTTGAAGGTGTGCCTAACTACCCTACCTCAGCACGTATGAGCGAAGTATGTGACAAACACCAAGTGACCATTTTATACACTGCTCCAACTGCTATTCGCGCCCTAATGGCGCAAGGTGATGCCGCGGTGCAAGGTACCAGCCGCAGTAGCCTGCGGATTATGGGCTCGGTAGGTGAACCGATTAACCCGGAAGCGTGGGAGTGGTATTACCGCACCATTGGTGACGAGCGTTGTCCAATTGTAGACACTTGGTGGCAAACCGAAACCGGCGGTATTTTAATTACTCCACTACCAGGAGCAACCGCACTTAAACCCGGCTCGGCGACTCGCCCATTCTTTGGCGTGCAACCAGCCTTAGTAGATAACGAAGGTAATGAGCTAGAAGGCGCTGCCGAAGGTAACCTGATTATTAAAGACAGCTGGCCAGGACAAATGCGCACCGTATATGGCGACCATGAGCGCTTTGAGCAAACTTATTTCTCCACCTTCCCCGGCACCTATACCACTGGTGACGGTGCACGCCGCGATGAAGATGGCTACTTCTGGATTACTGGTCGCGTAGATGACGTACTAAATGTAAGTGGCCACCGCATGGGAACCGCCGAAATTGAAAGTGCACTGGTTGCTCACCCTAAGATCTCAGAAGCCGCTGTGGTTGGTGTACCTCACGAAATTAAAGGCCAAGGCATTTATGCCTACATCACTTTGATGGCCGGTGAAGAGGCTAGCGCCGAACTTCATAAAGAAGTGAAGGCTTGGGTACGTAAGGAAATTGGCCCCATTGCTACACCCGATATTTTGCATTGGGCCGAAGCTTTACCTAAAACCCGTTCTGGCAAAATTATGCGCCGCATTCTGCGCAAAATTGCCACCAACGAGACCGACTCTCTAGGTGATACCTCGACCCTAGCGGATCCATCTGTGGTTGATAAGCTGATAGAAGAAAAATCGAATGCAGCTTAA